A genomic window from Flavobacterium phycosphaerae includes:
- the odhB gene encoding 2-oxoglutarate dehydrogenase complex dihydrolipoyllysine-residue succinyltransferase, whose amino-acid sequence MILEMKVPSPGESIKEVEIATWLVQDGDYVEKDQAIAEVDSDKATLELPAEASGIITLKAEEGDAVAVGAVVCLIDTSAAKPSGSAPAAEVKPAAVEAPKPEAPKKEEVKAAPAPVATYAAKTPSPAAKKILDEKNIQPSDVVGTGKDSRITKEDAVNAVPSMGTPTGGTRGSERTKLSMLRRKVAERLVSAKNETAMLTTFNEVDMTNIYALRDQYKEEFKAKHGLGLGFMSFFTKAVTRALQLYPDVNSMIDGQEKISYDFCDISVAVSGPKGLMVPVMRNAETLSFRGVEAEIKRLALRARDGQITVDEMTGGTFTISNGGVFGSMLSTPIINPPQSGILGMHNVVERAIVRNGQIVIAPVMYVALSYDHRIIDGRESVGFLVAVKEALENPVEILMNNNPKKALEL is encoded by the coding sequence ATGATTTTAGAAATGAAAGTCCCTTCACCGGGAGAATCGATTAAAGAAGTAGAAATCGCAACTTGGTTAGTACAAGACGGTGATTATGTAGAAAAAGACCAAGCCATTGCTGAGGTTGATTCTGATAAAGCTACCTTAGAGTTACCGGCAGAAGCCAGCGGAATCATCACCCTAAAAGCCGAAGAAGGCGATGCAGTAGCCGTTGGTGCTGTAGTTTGTTTAATCGATACTAGTGCAGCAAAACCAAGTGGAAGTGCTCCGGCCGCAGAAGTAAAACCTGCAGCAGTGGAAGCACCAAAACCAGAAGCGCCTAAAAAAGAAGAAGTTAAAGCAGCTCCGGCTCCGGTAGCAACATATGCTGCCAAAACGCCTTCACCGGCCGCTAAGAAAATACTAGACGAAAAAAACATCCAACCCTCTGATGTTGTGGGTACTGGTAAAGACAGCAGAATCACCAAAGAAGATGCGGTAAATGCTGTACCATCTATGGGAACACCTACCGGAGGTACTCGTGGTTCAGAAAGAACGAAACTTTCTATGTTGCGTCGTAAAGTTGCGGAAAGACTAGTGTCTGCCAAAAACGAAACGGCCATGTTGACTACATTTAACGAAGTAGACATGACCAATATCTACGCGTTACGTGACCAATACAAAGAAGAATTCAAAGCCAAACACGGTTTAGGATTGGGCTTTATGTCGTTCTTTACCAAAGCCGTAACCCGTGCTTTACAATTATACCCTGACGTAAACTCAATGATCGATGGTCAAGAGAAAATCTCTTATGACTTCTGCGATATTTCCGTAGCGGTTTCAGGGCCAAAAGGCTTAATGGTTCCGGTAATGAGAAATGCAGAAACTTTATCTTTCAGAGGAGTGGAAGCTGAAATTAAAAGATTGGCTTTACGTGCTCGTGACGGTCAAATCACTGTAGATGAAATGACAGGCGGAACTTTTACTATTTCTAATGGTGGTGTTTTCGGAAGTATGTTGTCTACGCCAATTATCAACCCACCACAATCCGGTATTTTAGGAATGCACAATGTAGTGGAAAGAGCTATCGTAAGAAACGGACAAATCGTGATTGCTCCGGTAATGTACGTAGCGTTATCCTATGACCACCGAATTATCGACGGACGTGAGTCGGTTGGATTCTTAGTTGCTGTAAAAGAAGCACTGGAAAATCCGGTAGAAATTTTGATGAATAACAACCCTAAGAAAGCTTTAGAGCTATAG
- a CDS encoding TCR/Tet family MFS transporter, producing MKQTKKQAAIGFIFITMLIDITGWGIIIPVIPKLIKELIHGDISEAAKYGGWLTFAYAITQFVCAPLIGNLSDKYGRRPIILISLFAFAMDYLLLAFSPTIAWLFVGRIIAGVTGASITTASAYIADVSTPENRAKNFGMIGAAFGLGFIIGPVIGGLLGQYGSRVPFYAAAILCMLNFLYGYFILPESLSKMNSRAFEWKRANPVGALLNLKKYPSLIGLVLAVFLLYVGSHAVHSNWSFYTMYRFHWDEKMVGISLGVVGLLVGIVQGGLIRWTNPKLGNEKSIYIGLALYTIGMLLFAVATESWMMFTFLIPYCLGGIAGPALQSVISGKVPPNEQGEIQGTLASLMSASAIVGPPMMTNTFYFFTHKEAPFQLPGAPFILGGFLMLVSTFIAYFALHKSKKILLMVTRQDSLIISLF from the coding sequence ATGAAGCAAACTAAAAAACAAGCGGCGATAGGATTTATTTTTATCACCATGCTGATTGATATTACGGGTTGGGGAATTATCATTCCGGTGATTCCCAAATTAATCAAAGAACTCATTCATGGCGACATTAGTGAAGCCGCCAAATATGGAGGTTGGTTGACCTTTGCTTATGCCATAACACAGTTTGTTTGTGCACCTCTAATTGGTAATCTAAGCGATAAATACGGACGGCGTCCCATTATACTGATTTCGCTTTTTGCTTTTGCTATGGATTATTTGTTATTGGCCTTTTCGCCAACAATTGCTTGGTTGTTTGTGGGAAGAATTATTGCCGGAGTGACCGGTGCCAGCATTACTACGGCATCGGCTTATATTGCGGATGTCAGCACGCCCGAAAATAGAGCCAAAAACTTCGGAATGATTGGTGCTGCTTTTGGTTTAGGCTTTATCATTGGACCTGTTATTGGAGGTTTGTTGGGACAATATGGCTCACGAGTTCCGTTTTATGCCGCGGCCATTTTGTGTATGTTGAATTTCTTATACGGTTACTTTATTTTACCGGAATCCTTATCGAAAATGAACAGCAGAGCCTTTGAATGGAAACGTGCCAATCCTGTTGGAGCCTTACTTAATTTAAAAAAATATCCGTCTTTGATAGGTTTGGTTTTAGCCGTTTTTCTGTTGTATGTTGGTTCCCATGCCGTGCACAGTAATTGGAGTTTTTATACTATGTACCGTTTTCACTGGGATGAAAAAATGGTTGGGATTTCCCTTGGGGTTGTCGGACTCTTAGTAGGGATTGTACAAGGAGGATTAATTCGGTGGACTAATCCTAAATTAGGGAATGAGAAAAGTATCTACATTGGTTTGGCACTTTATACGATAGGGATGTTGCTTTTTGCTGTAGCTACCGAAAGCTGGATGATGTTTACATTTTTAATACCGTACTGTTTGGGCGGTATAGCCGGACCGGCATTGCAGAGCGTCATTTCAGGAAAAGTACCGCCTAATGAGCAAGGAGAGATTCAAGGAACCTTAGCCAGTTTGATGAGTGCTTCGGCTATTGTTGGCCCTCCCATGATGACTAATACTTTTTACTTTTTCACCCACAAGGAAGCCCCTTTTCAATTACCGGGAGCACCATTTATTTTGGGTGGTTTTTTAATGTTGGTGAGCACGTTTATTGCTTACTTCGCTTTACATAAGAGCAAAAAAATCCTGCTGATGGTGACTAGGCAGGACTCTTTAATCATTTCGTTATTTTAA